In a genomic window of Bemisia tabaci chromosome 1, PGI_BMITA_v3:
- the LOC109031624 gene encoding ribosomal protein S6 kinase delta-1, translating into MSHKNDKWVRRFLVTDPTLHAKQFTIYKVTSVVFPRGMPEAATKVIIWKRYSDFKKLHEEIKVLCKSLKIQNFPRLEKATYFKRFDPSVIESRRKAVLTMLEFIADNSLLFTSDLFTKFLQGNSYLPGNDSGSNDVSSVDSSLPKSSDLDKYPNDSASHCSTDSRCSSAVDNDSAIYSSVLSVDVPFIDSPSDSVSHFKFDAKESPYHPKLSADSLLSNQSVGSVPSPMIFESSRDQKFKFAPSTCSIHEKFEDGLNQFDSDVACRISYRQQDLSRFQIIGILKHLMYVQDRISKQFYLIKGVPKSVDSNNWNKANILPHCTTNMVRLHHAVETDSSLYLILEYVKHVKLWDHLTNYFNQRSQKKETATGPSERQNSLATKSKFNCLLGSPLHSNKFKDSSEFSQKDSYSELIRSYRAESQKISTSLLSIPSKVLNKEQTFNDVLEKKVKHLEYETPLLETGSQEEDNFNKLMKKIDLFMESKERETFSKSTPDITSNLTSSGAKSESEAAVTDGKWLTSSEVSNSFSNKFDSSLISIDSISESLDDASSKYVDQGDSSSKTEVMENNLDFSFSEKISLKETSSRISKCDSHSVSNGYDENDHASAINPDSDIELIKDSCYKVLNKIEAVLNKKTDEHHEDAERSLDPSHSNHAEEITLTETNTDDLIEKAQQLLDSVNETLQQCDKQVNNENSHSTKVTKYTKSIKHHPSFESIFERNAIVDSRSIAASAAIKPVLRSTLSEKGLFEKKRENEHNISSVNAGRKLAQDRSELIFKENNDLTVDLTTIRRETRRKSDDWKTAFSNMEHAALSPQIVMNEDSTFNFNMLFADPVSVTEDKIRLWAAEILIALENLHQRGIVCWDLHPDNILLSHDGKIKLTYFYRHGKVLPIWSSVVLEGYHVAPELLVVPPAPPDESQDWWSYGVLLFHLLSGKSLSSHHPEGFHPHTVVNIPDTVSCSGSSLLSQLLKYDPRERLGSGPRRAEEIKSHSFFNNFKWG; encoded by the exons ATGTCTCACAAGAACGATAAGTGGGTTCGGCGATTTCTAGTAACTGACCCCACTCTTCATGCCAAACAGTTCACAATATACAAAGTGACATCTGTC GTGTTTCCACGTGGCATGCCAGAGGCAGCAACTAAGGTCATCATATGGAAAAGATACAgtgactttaaaaaattacatgaagaaattaaagtgctttgtaaaagcttgaaaattcaaaactttccccGTCTGGAAAAAGCTACATATTTTAAAAG GTTTGACCCGTCAGTGATTGAAAGCAGACGGAAGGCAGTGCTCACAATGCTGGAATTCATCGCCGACAATTCTCTGTTGTTCACTTCTGatttattcacaaaatttttgcaG GGAAACAGCTACTTACCAGGAAACGATTCAGGAAGTAATGATGTGTCCTCTGTTGATTCATCACTGCCTAAAAGTTCGGATTTGGACAAATATCCTAA tgATAGTGCATCCCACTGCTCTACTGACTCTAGGTGTAGTTCTGCTGTAGATAATGATTCTGCCATCTACTCTTCTGTTTTA AGTGTCGATGTGCCGTTTATTGATTCTCCTTCTGATTCAGTTTCCCATTTCAAGTTTGATGCTAAAGAATCACCCTATCACCCAAAATTGTCCGCTGATAGTTTGTTAAGTAATCAGTCTGTTGGGTCTGTGCCTTCGCCgatgatttttgaaagttcaaggGACCAAAAATTCA AATTTGCTCCCTCTACTTGTAGtatccatgaaaaatttgaagatggtCTGAATCAG tttgACTCGGATGTTGCATGCCGAATCAGCTATCGTCAACAAGATCTAAGCAGATTTCAAATCATTGGTATTCTCAAACATCTCATGTATGTTCAAGACAGGATCAGCAAGCAATTTTATCTCATAAAG gGTGTTCCTAAGAGTGTTGACTCCAACAACTGGAACAAGGCCAATATCTTACCACATTGTACTACGAATATGGTTCGCCTTCACCATGCTGTGGAAACAGATTCATCTTTGTACCTTATTTTGGAATATGTTAA ACATGTAAAACTATGGGACCACCTAACCAATTACTTCAATCAAAGATCTCAAAAAAAAGAGACAGCAACAGGTCCATCAGAAAGACAAAACTCTCTTGcaacaaaatcaaaattcaattgCCTGCTTGGCAGTCCTCTGCATTCCAATAAATTCAAAGACAGCAGTGAATTTAGTCAAAAAGATAGCTATTCTGAATTGATACGCAGTTATCGTGCTGAATCTCAAAAAATATCCACTAGTTTACTCAGTATTCCTAGCAAAGTTCTGAATAAAGAGCAAACTTTCAATGATGTCCTTGAAAAAAAGGTCAAGCATTTAGAATATGAAACGCCTCTTTTGGAAACAGGGTCACAAGAAGAGGACAATTTCAACAAACTAATGAAGAAGATTGATCTCTTTATGGAAAGCAAAGAGAGAGAGACCTTTTCCAAATCAACTCCAGATATTACCTCAAACTTAACCTCCTCTGGTGCTAAATCTGAATCGGAAGCAGCTGTGACTGATGGAAAGTGGTTGACCTCTTCTGAAGTATCCAATAGCTTTAGTAACAAATTCGATAGTTCCTTAATCAGTATAGATTCAATTAGTGAGAGTTTGGACGATGCAAGCTCGAAATATGTAGATCAAGGTGACTCTAGTAGTAAGACAGAAGTAATGGAAAACAATTTAGACTttagttttagtgaaaaaatttctttgaaggAAACCAGCTCGAGGATTTCTAAATGTGACTCACATTCAGTTAGTAATGGCTATGATGAAAATGACCACGCAAGTGCAATTAACCCTGATAGtgatattgagttaatcaaagACAGTTGTTATAAGGTGCTCAACAAAATTGAAGCTGTTCTCAATAAAAAGACAGATGAGCATCATGAGGATGCAGAGAGGAGTCTTGATCCATCTCATTCAAATCATGCAGAAGAAATTACCTTAACAGAAACAAACACAGATGATCTCATTGAAAAAGCTCAACAGCTTCTAGACTCTGTAAATGAAACATTGCAACAGTGTGATAAACAagtgaataatgaaaattcccaTTCAACTAAAGTCACAAAGTACACAAAGAGTATTAAACATCACCCTAGTTTTGAAAGTATATTTGAAAGGAATGCAATTGTTGACTCGAGAAGTATTGCTGCCTCAGCTGCCATTAAACCTGTTTTAAGGAGTACTCTAAGTGAAAAAGGCttgtttgaaaagaaaagagaaaatgagcACAATATTTCTTCAGTAAACGCTGGAAGAAAGCTTGCTCAGGACAGGTCTGaactgatttttaaggaaaataatgatttgactgttgatctcACTACAATCAGACGTGAAACTCGGAGAAAATCTGATGACTGGAAAACGGCTTTCTCAAACATGGAACATGCAGCTTTGTCACCACAG ATTGTGATGAATGAAGATTcgactttcaattttaatatgcTGTTTGCTGATCCAGTTTCTGTCACGGAGGATAAAATTCGACTTTGGGCTGCTGAAATACTCATTGCTCTTGAAAATCTTCATCAGAGAGGCATTGTTTGTTG gGACCTACATCCTGATAACATCCTCTTGAGCCATGATGGGAAGATCAAACTTACATATTTTTATCGGCATGGTAAAGTTCTGCCTATCTGGAGTTCGGTTGTTTTAGAGGGTTATCATGTTGCTCCTGAGTTATTAGTGGTTCCTCCTGCTCCGCCAGATGAATCCCAAGACTGGTGGAGCTATGGTGTTCTCTTGTTTCATCTTTTAAGTGGGAAG AGTTTGTCAAGTCATCATCCTGAAGGTTTTCATCCTCATACGGTGGTTAACATTCCAGATACTGTTTCCTGCAGCGGAAGTTCACTCCTTTCCCAG CTGTTAAAATATGACCCCAGGGAGAGATTAGGCTCTGGACCGAGAAGAGCTGAAGAAATTAAATCTCATAGTTTTTTCAACAACTTTAAGTGGGGTTGA